The following proteins are co-located in the Brevibacillus laterosporus DSM 25 genome:
- the fabD gene encoding ACP S-malonyltransferase, translated as MRDLAFVFSGQGSQYVNMGKALCDQYAIARRTFEEAEQIVGFNLLKLCIEGDLEELTKTANAQPAILATSIALWRVYMQEIGVKPHFVAGHSLGEYSSLVCAGAMKFSQAVRLVHKRGLFMQDITTQGTGAMASVSGIDRSEIEKVCLEYSDETNFAHLSNINSSRQIVISGHRQAIEKVAKILEGMGATVIFLRVSAPFHSPLMQSVASSLQAELQKNRYQPMRYAVVANVNGQPYTSSEQIVENLTKQVTAPVQWLATMQFFYQEGIRKVIEFGPNKVLRNLMKKEYPDVLSYAYDVAQDVAGVKEIMGFPKDHQPFVPSVITKCLAIAVATPNRNLNADEYQKGMIEPYRRIQKMQYELEEAGAEPTIKQMREALDMLTSVFLTKKTSTDEQKKRFDEILEETGTGYLLPDLQDYRFEN; from the coding sequence ATGAGAGATTTAGCATTTGTGTTTTCTGGACAGGGATCACAATATGTCAATATGGGAAAAGCGTTATGCGATCAGTACGCCATTGCTAGAAGAACCTTTGAAGAGGCTGAACAGATAGTAGGATTTAATTTACTCAAACTATGTATAGAAGGTGATCTTGAGGAACTGACCAAAACCGCTAATGCTCAACCAGCTATTCTAGCTACAAGTATTGCCCTTTGGCGTGTTTACATGCAGGAGATAGGTGTCAAACCTCATTTCGTCGCTGGACACAGCTTAGGTGAATATTCTTCACTTGTTTGCGCTGGAGCGATGAAATTTTCACAGGCAGTACGTTTAGTCCACAAACGTGGGTTATTTATGCAGGACATTACAACTCAAGGAACTGGAGCAATGGCCTCTGTTTCTGGAATAGACAGGTCTGAGATTGAAAAGGTTTGTCTAGAATATTCAGATGAGACGAACTTTGCGCATCTTTCTAATATTAATTCTTCACGTCAAATCGTTATTTCTGGTCATCGCCAAGCGATTGAAAAGGTAGCAAAAATACTTGAAGGGATGGGAGCTACAGTAATATTCTTGCGTGTTAGTGCTCCATTTCATAGTCCACTGATGCAATCAGTTGCTAGCTCTTTACAGGCGGAGCTTCAAAAAAATAGGTATCAGCCCATGCGTTACGCGGTGGTTGCTAATGTCAATGGACAACCTTACACAAGCAGTGAACAAATTGTAGAAAACTTAACCAAACAAGTGACAGCTCCGGTCCAATGGCTTGCCACTATGCAGTTTTTTTATCAAGAGGGCATTCGAAAAGTGATCGAGTTTGGGCCTAATAAGGTCTTGCGTAATTTAATGAAAAAAGAGTATCCAGATGTACTTTCCTATGCTTACGATGTAGCACAGGATGTTGCTGGTGTAAAAGAAATAATGGGTTTCCCGAAGGACCATCAACCATTTGTTCCTAGTGTAATTACAAAATGTCTTGCTATTGCGGTTGCGACTCCAAATCGAAATTTGAACGCTGATGAGTATCAAAAAGGCATGATTGAGCCATATCGGCGGATACAAAAGATGCAATATGAGCTAGAGGAGGCAGGTGCAGAACCGACCATAAAACAAATGCGTGAAGCCCTTGATATGCTTACATCGGTATTTTTAACCAAGAAAACCTCAACTGATGAACAGAAAAAACGCTTTGATGAGATTTTAGAAGAAACCGGGACGGGCTATCTGCTCCCAGATCTACAGGATTACCGATTTGAAAATTGA
- the sbnA gene encoding 2,3-diaminopropionate biosynthesis protein SbnA produces MLVKLDELHSFIGDTPLLHLKNDTINLYTKLEFQNYSGSVKVRPAYYILKSAIERGEITPNTTVIESTSGNFGIALALLCKKLEIPFIPIIDSNINEVYEKILRVTATNVIKVTERDETGGYLLNRIKKVNELLTTIKDSFWTNQYANRDSFLSHYHGLGKEIADAFEHLDYVFIGVSSCGTIAGISRRLKEKFPSIKVIAVDTEGSVIFGDSPKKRFIPGIGSSMVPEILKEAIIDEVIHVPEYRAIQGCHEMLEKHALFVGGSSGSSYYAIKHYFADKTFHTPPNVVFICPDSGLSYVDTIYNKDWVEKFCINPVETT; encoded by the coding sequence ATGTTAGTAAAACTAGACGAGTTACACTCATTTATTGGTGATACGCCTCTTTTACATTTGAAAAACGATACCATTAATCTTTATACCAAACTAGAATTTCAGAATTATAGTGGAAGTGTGAAAGTTCGGCCAGCTTACTACATATTAAAATCTGCAATTGAGAGAGGCGAAATAACCCCTAATACCACTGTAATAGAATCAACTTCTGGAAATTTTGGCATTGCATTGGCATTGTTATGTAAAAAATTAGAAATCCCTTTCATTCCTATTATTGATAGCAATATTAATGAGGTATATGAAAAGATTCTACGTGTAACTGCTACAAATGTGATCAAAGTAACCGAGCGAGATGAGACAGGTGGTTATTTGTTAAATCGAATTAAAAAGGTAAATGAACTTCTGACTACGATCAAAGATTCATTTTGGACAAACCAGTATGCAAACCGGGATAGCTTCCTTTCCCATTATCATGGATTAGGCAAGGAAATTGCAGATGCCTTTGAACATCTAGATTATGTGTTTATCGGTGTTAGCTCATGTGGAACCATTGCTGGCATATCTCGCAGATTGAAAGAAAAGTTTCCATCTATTAAGGTTATAGCAGTGGATACAGAGGGTTCGGTTATATTTGGGGATAGTCCTAAAAAACGCTTTATTCCGGGGATTGGTTCTAGCATGGTTCCAGAAATACTCAAGGAGGCTATTATCGACGAGGTAATTCATGTACCTGAGTATCGAGCAATCCAAGGTTGTCACGAAATGCTAGAAAAACATGCTTTATTTGTTGGTGGCTCATCAGGAAGCTCGTATTATGCTATAAAGCATTATTTTGCCGACAAGACATTTCATACGCCACCGAATGTAGTCTTTATTTGTCCTGATAGCGGTTTATCTTATGTGGATACAATCTATAACAAAGATTGGGTGGAAAAATTCTGCATAAATCCGGTAGAAACGACTTAA
- the fabG gene encoding 3-oxoacyl-ACP reductase FabG yields the protein MSRINTKKLQDKVVIVTGGANGIGKETVKLFLAEGAKVAIADYNQSAGITLLEECQQAGFKHVRYVQVDVSDIASVEQMVQNVIEAFSTVDILINNAGITQDAMLAKMTVEQWQRVIDVNLNGVFYCTKAVIPHLIEKGAGKIINTSSIVGHAGNIGQTNYAASKAGVIGMTKTWAKELGRKGITVNAVAPGFIETSMALKVPEKVLSNLISQIPLHRLGQPSDIAKAYLFLASDDADYVNGTVLEVNGGLSI from the coding sequence ATGAGTCGAATAAATACGAAAAAGCTACAAGATAAAGTAGTGATCGTAACAGGCGGCGCCAATGGAATAGGCAAAGAGACCGTTAAGCTATTTTTAGCAGAAGGTGCGAAGGTGGCCATCGCTGATTATAATCAAAGTGCAGGTATCACCCTTTTGGAAGAGTGCCAGCAGGCTGGTTTTAAACATGTTAGATACGTACAGGTGGATGTTTCAGACATAGCGAGTGTAGAGCAGATGGTACAAAATGTAATAGAAGCATTTTCAACGGTGGACATTTTGATTAATAATGCCGGTATTACACAAGATGCTATGCTAGCGAAAATGACGGTAGAACAATGGCAACGGGTGATCGATGTTAACTTAAATGGGGTCTTCTATTGCACAAAAGCTGTCATTCCACATCTCATCGAGAAAGGTGCTGGAAAAATCATTAACACATCATCTATCGTAGGGCATGCAGGTAATATTGGCCAAACGAATTATGCAGCATCCAAAGCAGGAGTAATTGGCATGACCAAAACCTGGGCTAAAGAACTAGGCAGGAAGGGGATAACGGTGAATGCAGTTGCGCCTGGCTTTATTGAGACATCAATGGCTTTAAAGGTACCTGAGAAGGTACTATCAAATTTGATTTCTCAGATACCGTTACATCGTCTGGGGCAGCCATCTGATATTGCGAAAGCGTATCTTTTTTTAGCTTCAGACGATGCGGACTACGTAAACGGTACTGTGTTAGAAGTTAATGGCGGGTTGTCTATTTAA
- a CDS encoding 6-bladed beta-propeller: protein MKSLENRTFFHKQPRNQKLFTTKLLAIICSVALFLLVGSPVAASSFTYSEAWGNNADDSSMFRTPVAMAKDHSGNLYMADMGNHRIVKMNKSGKILETFGSLGDKSGEFNMPFGVAIDKLGNILVADTGNYRIQKFDSQFHFLKSWGTRGKGEGEFGFPRELAVDSKNNYYVTDEYNHRVQKFDQDGTYLLTIGTYGKGQGELALPQGIAISPTDEVYIADTFNNRIQVFTDKGKFERQVGKGESGIGPYQFNFPRGINFEPSSGAFFVADTFNNRIMKFDQQDRFLYTAGLFPILVYPNQVLPDGNGSFYVTDTGNNRIVVYKDATLIAVLDRFIGEARGDKKQYAGPFDVEIDKGGNIFVADSFNHRILKYNASGTLVGKWGSNLGNGGPNAYGSLPGQFIVPRQIAIDAYGFVYVADSVNHRIQKFTNSGIFVATYGSMGYLSGFFQFPAGVAVDSKGNIFVADTVNHRIQKFNPFFVYMTEWGEKGTKDGQFNQPMQLTIDSKDNVYVVDRNNHRIQKFDNSGRFLTKWGTNGGAGSTDPLENWKEGKGDLFLPIGIAIDKQDRVYVTDTSNNRMELYDQEGRFLEEWGQFSGVDGDFFSPQGLGIDSSGALWIADGLLQRIQKFVPSK from the coding sequence ATGAAAAGCCTGGAAAATCGTACATTTTTCCATAAGCAACCAAGAAATCAAAAGCTGTTCACGACCAAACTACTCGCAATAATCTGTTCAGTAGCTCTATTTTTGCTAGTAGGCTCACCTGTTGCTGCTTCGAGCTTTACATATTCTGAAGCTTGGGGAAATAACGCAGATGATTCTTCGATGTTTCGAACCCCAGTCGCTATGGCGAAGGATCATTCTGGCAATTTATATATGGCTGATATGGGAAATCATCGGATTGTGAAAATGAATAAGTCTGGTAAGATTTTAGAAACCTTTGGGAGTCTTGGAGACAAATCAGGGGAGTTCAACATGCCATTTGGAGTCGCTATTGATAAGTTGGGTAATATTCTAGTAGCAGACACAGGTAATTACCGGATACAAAAATTTGATAGTCAATTCCACTTTTTGAAAAGCTGGGGGACTCGTGGAAAAGGGGAAGGAGAGTTTGGATTTCCACGCGAGCTAGCGGTTGACAGCAAAAATAATTATTATGTTACTGATGAATACAATCATCGTGTGCAAAAGTTTGATCAAGATGGTACGTATTTACTAACGATTGGAACCTATGGAAAAGGGCAAGGAGAGCTTGCCCTCCCACAAGGAATTGCAATTAGCCCGACTGATGAGGTATACATTGCTGACACGTTCAACAACCGAATACAGGTGTTTACAGATAAAGGGAAGTTCGAAAGACAGGTTGGAAAAGGTGAATCTGGTATCGGTCCCTATCAGTTTAATTTTCCTAGAGGCATTAATTTTGAGCCCTCCTCGGGTGCATTTTTCGTAGCAGATACTTTTAACAATCGTATAATGAAATTTGATCAGCAGGATCGTTTTCTGTATACCGCGGGGCTATTTCCGATTTTAGTCTATCCCAATCAGGTCCTACCAGATGGGAATGGATCATTTTATGTAACAGACACAGGTAATAACCGAATTGTTGTCTATAAAGATGCTACGCTGATTGCTGTGCTAGATCGTTTTATCGGAGAGGCACGTGGTGACAAAAAGCAATATGCTGGTCCATTTGATGTAGAGATTGACAAGGGTGGCAATATCTTTGTTGCCGATTCATTTAATCATAGGATTTTAAAGTATAACGCTAGTGGGACTTTGGTGGGGAAATGGGGAAGCAATCTGGGAAATGGTGGCCCTAATGCTTATGGCAGTTTGCCTGGCCAATTTATTGTTCCACGTCAGATCGCCATAGATGCTTACGGATTTGTATACGTTGCTGACTCTGTGAATCATCGCATTCAGAAATTTACCAACTCAGGTATTTTTGTAGCTACCTATGGGTCGATGGGGTATCTCAGTGGCTTTTTTCAATTTCCAGCAGGTGTAGCAGTTGATAGTAAAGGAAATATCTTTGTAGCTGATACAGTAAATCATCGAATTCAAAAATTTAATCCATTTTTTGTTTATATGACAGAATGGGGTGAAAAAGGGACAAAAGACGGCCAGTTTAACCAGCCAATGCAACTTACCATCGACTCAAAAGATAATGTATATGTGGTAGATCGTAATAATCATCGTATTCAGAAATTTGATAATAGCGGACGTTTTCTCACCAAATGGGGTACAAACGGTGGAGCAGGTTCAACAGATCCGTTGGAGAATTGGAAGGAAGGAAAGGGGGATTTATTCCTGCCAATCGGTATTGCCATTGATAAGCAGGATCGTGTTTATGTAACGGATACCTCGAACAATCGAATGGAGCTATACGATCAAGAGGGAAGATTTCTTGAGGAGTGGGGCCAGTTTAGTGGAGTAGACGGAGATTTTTTCTCTCCCCAGGGATTAGGTATTGATTCGTCAGGGGCCCTTTGGATTGCAGATGGACTGTTACAACGTATTCAAAAATTCGTCCCATCCAAGTAA
- a CDS encoding 3-oxoacyl-ACP synthase, with the protein MSIGIEATGVYFPPHVETADLLAEKTGILASVIIEKFGLYEKHVADDTLHVTDLAVEAAKSFVGKKIRPEELDVIIYFGSPHKDYYVWSCAAKIQHELGATNAYAFEIMNVSSCFPIALKVAKDMLTADNSIHNILLVAGCKESTIIDYDNPRSRFMFNFADGGTAALVTRGATKSRILQSAIITDGSFHDDVKVPGGGSKNPTSHDTVEERLHYIDVTNPSSMKERLDPISVPTFIKVIEIALQKSGKTTKDIKLLLPLHTKRSMFRELLQRLGLSEEQAIYLDHHGHMSALDPCIGFHFAQEQRQLHKGDIVVAVSAGTGYTWAATILEWLGEDS; encoded by the coding sequence ATTTCAATCGGAATTGAGGCGACTGGTGTTTACTTCCCTCCTCACGTAGAAACAGCAGACCTCCTAGCCGAAAAAACGGGTATTCTGGCATCGGTTATTATTGAAAAGTTTGGACTTTATGAAAAGCATGTGGCAGATGACACGCTTCATGTAACTGATCTGGCGGTAGAAGCTGCAAAATCGTTTGTGGGAAAGAAAATTCGTCCAGAAGAGCTTGATGTCATTATCTATTTTGGTAGTCCGCACAAGGATTATTACGTGTGGTCGTGTGCAGCTAAAATTCAGCATGAGCTAGGTGCTACAAACGCGTATGCCTTTGAAATTATGAATGTAAGCTCCTGCTTTCCTATCGCATTAAAAGTGGCAAAGGATATGTTAACGGCTGATAACAGTATTCACAATATTCTGTTGGTTGCTGGATGCAAAGAATCAACCATCATAGATTACGACAATCCACGATCTCGGTTCATGTTTAACTTCGCTGATGGTGGAACTGCTGCATTAGTTACACGTGGAGCTACTAAAAGTCGAATTTTGCAATCTGCTATTATCACAGACGGATCATTCCACGATGATGTCAAAGTACCCGGAGGTGGTAGTAAAAACCCTACCAGCCACGATACGGTAGAGGAGCGACTCCATTATATTGACGTCACCAACCCTTCCAGTATGAAGGAGCGTCTTGATCCCATCTCCGTTCCTACTTTTATCAAGGTAATAGAGATAGCGCTTCAAAAGAGTGGGAAAACCACGAAGGACATTAAACTGCTCTTGCCGTTGCATACCAAGCGTTCTATGTTTCGAGAATTATTACAACGTCTAGGCTTATCTGAGGAGCAGGCGATTTATTTGGATCATCATGGACATATGTCAGCATTAGACCCATGTATTGGTTTTCACTTTGCACAGGAGCAGCGTCAGTTACATAAAGGAGATATTGTAGTAGCAGTGAGTGCTGGGACAGGTTATACCTGGGCAGCTACCATTCTTGAATGGTTGGGAGAGGATTCATAA
- a CDS encoding MaoC family dehydratase: MSYKIGQSASFSRTISETDFVMFAGLSGDYNPIHVDKEYASDTRFGQRISHGLLTASLLSRLLGMHLPGVGSVYKDQTLQFKAPVFIGDTITATATVQEFNEERRSLTLVTECTNQHGQVVLTGIATMVVPREGEKV, encoded by the coding sequence ATGAGTTATAAGATCGGACAGAGTGCCTCTTTTAGCCGAACCATTAGCGAAACAGATTTTGTGATGTTTGCCGGATTAAGTGGGGATTATAATCCCATCCATGTTGATAAGGAATATGCAAGTGATACTCGGTTTGGACAGAGAATTTCCCATGGATTACTCACAGCTAGCTTATTATCCCGTTTACTAGGCATGCATTTGCCTGGTGTAGGTTCTGTCTATAAAGATCAGACCTTACAGTTTAAGGCCCCTGTTTTTATTGGAGATACCATCACAGCAACTGCTACTGTGCAAGAGTTCAATGAAGAACGAAGAAGTTTGACTTTAGTAACAGAATGCACGAATCAGCACGGCCAAGTAGTCCTTACTGGAATAGCTACCATGGTTGTGCCAAGAGAAGGGGAGAAGGTATGA
- a CDS encoding o-succinylbenzoate--CoA ligase encodes MHGIAYWIDQRAQNTPNRIAIITEEQQLTFKEMAQKVNQFARFLQQECQVAAGDRVGILSQNSTSYVLLLFAIAKLGGIAVPLNIRLTASELSYQIEDSGTTVLFTQHEFQPVVKQLGMDGHLKQIIWMDQKEQFLSEETLELATTVIESNFENAIKEVATEPFVHEKIDANASYLICYTSGTTGRPKGAVLTQENMFWNAIHNLTSLDITSSDRSIILLPLFHIGGIGLFAFPTLFAGGSIVILGRFHPDKTLEMIQQYQVTIVMGVPAIHDALRRSTLFSTTDLSCVRWFYNGGAPCPHELILYYQDRGLPFGQGFGLTETSPTVCMLSAEDASHKVGSIGKPVLFCEVRLVDEYDQEVANGEVGELVIKGPHVMKEYWNLPNETAKAIRNGWFYTGDLARKDEDGFFYIAGRRKEMIISGGENIYPLEVEQAIGSLPEVVEVAVVGVADEKWGEVAKAFVVVKEGATLTEEMLQQACLQIIAKYKMPKYFVFLSELPRNATGKINKTALQKIETIHG; translated from the coding sequence ATGCATGGGATTGCTTACTGGATTGACCAGCGAGCACAGAATACTCCTAATCGAATAGCCATCATTACAGAAGAGCAACAGCTTACCTTTAAGGAGATGGCGCAAAAGGTGAATCAGTTCGCTCGATTTCTGCAACAGGAATGTCAGGTTGCCGCTGGAGATCGGGTTGGAATTTTATCACAAAATAGCACGTCCTATGTTTTATTGTTGTTTGCCATTGCTAAGCTAGGCGGTATTGCGGTTCCGCTCAATATACGATTGACCGCGAGTGAGCTTTCTTATCAGATAGAGGACAGTGGGACCACTGTGTTGTTTACGCAACATGAATTTCAACCTGTAGTCAAGCAACTGGGAATGGACGGTCATTTGAAACAAATTATTTGGATGGATCAAAAAGAACAGTTTCTATCTGAAGAAACGTTAGAATTAGCAACCACTGTTATTGAATCTAATTTTGAAAACGCTATCAAAGAGGTAGCAACTGAACCTTTCGTTCATGAAAAGATAGATGCTAATGCTTCTTATCTAATCTGCTACACCTCTGGTACTACAGGCCGTCCAAAAGGAGCAGTATTAACCCAAGAAAATATGTTCTGGAATGCGATTCATAATCTGACCTCCCTAGATATTACATCAAGTGATCGCTCTATTATCTTGCTTCCCTTATTTCATATAGGAGGAATTGGGCTGTTTGCTTTTCCAACGTTGTTTGCGGGAGGTAGCATTGTTATTTTGGGTAGATTTCATCCAGACAAAACCTTAGAGATGATTCAACAGTATCAAGTGACAATCGTTATGGGAGTCCCGGCTATCCATGATGCGCTTAGAAGAAGTACATTGTTTTCCACTACAGACCTGAGCTGTGTCCGTTGGTTTTATAACGGAGGTGCTCCGTGCCCACATGAGCTGATTTTGTATTATCAAGACCGTGGTCTTCCTTTTGGACAGGGCTTTGGTCTAACGGAGACATCACCCACTGTTTGTATGCTTTCAGCTGAGGATGCATCGCATAAGGTTGGTTCCATTGGTAAACCTGTCCTATTTTGTGAAGTTCGGTTGGTGGATGAATATGATCAGGAGGTGGCTAACGGAGAAGTAGGAGAGCTGGTAATTAAAGGTCCCCATGTGATGAAAGAGTACTGGAATTTACCAAATGAGACAGCAAAGGCAATACGAAATGGTTGGTTTTATACAGGTGATTTAGCGAGAAAGGATGAAGATGGTTTCTTCTACATTGCTGGCCGTCGTAAGGAAATGATTATTTCTGGTGGCGAGAATATTTATCCTTTAGAGGTAGAGCAAGCGATTGGCTCATTGCCGGAGGTAGTTGAAGTGGCTGTGGTTGGAGTAGCGGATGAGAAATGGGGGGAGGTAGCGAAGGCTTTTGTAGTTGTAAAAGAAGGTGCTACGCTTACCGAGGAAATGCTCCAACAAGCGTGCCTACAGATAATAGCTAAATATAAAATGCCTAAATATTTCGTTTTTTTATCGGAATTGCCTCGGAATGCGACAGGAAAAATCAATAAAACAGCTCTACAAAAGATAGAAACGATTCATGGATGA
- a CDS encoding TetR/AcrR family transcriptional regulator, protein MERQLGQTATIHMTKKGLETRQKLLTAAEQVFGAGGYYEASIVMITQEAQVAQGTFYNYFPSKKAIYEELIRQLSRDLRSKIKIEVTTAHSHEEALRLGFQAFFRWVKEHRNLYGIVQQAVLVDEELYRWYYDKLASGFIKSLTAAMEEKAFRSLDKETLAYCLMSIGQFLGMRWVYWENQEVPVEVFETAMSFILQGMGKKDENT, encoded by the coding sequence ATGGAGCGACAACTAGGGCAAACAGCCACGATACACATGACAAAAAAAGGGCTAGAGACTAGACAAAAATTGTTGACAGCGGCCGAGCAGGTATTTGGTGCAGGTGGATACTATGAAGCGTCCATCGTTATGATTACACAAGAGGCCCAAGTAGCTCAAGGCACTTTTTATAATTACTTTCCTTCCAAAAAAGCAATTTATGAAGAGCTAATCAGACAACTAAGCCGTGATTTGCGTTCCAAAATCAAGATTGAGGTGACTACAGCCCATTCTCATGAAGAAGCTTTGCGTCTTGGATTCCAAGCATTTTTTCGTTGGGTAAAAGAACACCGGAACCTATATGGGATTGTACAACAAGCAGTGTTAGTAGATGAGGAGTTGTATCGCTGGTACTACGATAAGCTAGCGAGTGGATTTATCAAAAGCTTGACTGCTGCCATGGAAGAGAAGGCTTTTCGCTCACTAGATAAGGAGACGTTAGCTTATTGTCTGATGTCAATTGGACAGTTTTTAGGCATGAGATGGGTTTATTGGGAAAATCAGGAGGTACCAGTGGAAGTATTTGAAACAGCGATGAGCTTTATTCTGCAAGGTATGGGGAAAAAAGATGAGAATACGTAA
- a CDS encoding anthranilate synthase component II encodes MKTLLIDNYDSYTFNLYQLFASTSGVLPTVVRNDQFTWSELQNLSFDNIVISPGPGTPTNEKDFGVCREVLREAEVPIFGVCLGHQGIGHIFGAKVTHAPEAMHGRLSKIWHNESPIFSGIPQGFQVVRYHSLMVEDRLPDCLEKTAWTSDGIIMGLRHKERPIWGVQFHPESICTEFGQQLVKNFTELTRNYQFSEKMQIESSENQHLHLKCLVI; translated from the coding sequence TTGAAGACTTTATTAATTGACAACTATGATTCCTATACGTTCAATCTTTATCAACTTTTCGCGTCTACAAGTGGAGTGTTACCAACAGTCGTTCGAAACGATCAATTTACATGGTCGGAATTACAGAACCTGTCGTTTGATAACATTGTCATTTCACCTGGACCAGGAACTCCTACAAATGAAAAGGATTTTGGGGTTTGCCGAGAGGTCTTGCGTGAAGCTGAAGTCCCAATTTTTGGGGTTTGTTTGGGACATCAGGGGATTGGCCATATATTTGGTGCCAAAGTAACTCATGCACCAGAGGCGATGCATGGGAGATTGAGCAAAATTTGGCATAATGAGTCGCCGATATTTAGTGGAATCCCACAAGGTTTTCAAGTGGTTCGGTATCACTCACTTATGGTTGAGGATAGGCTTCCTGATTGTCTTGAGAAAACAGCGTGGACAAGTGATGGCATCATTATGGGATTGCGTCATAAAGAACGGCCTATTTGGGGAGTACAGTTTCATCCAGAGTCGATTTGTACTGAATTTGGTCAACAATTAGTTAAAAACTTTACAGAGCTGACCAGAAACTATCAGTTTTCAGAAAAAATGCAAATAGAGAGCTCTGAAAATCAACATTTACATTTGAAATGTCTAGTCATTTAA
- the pabB gene encoding aminodeoxychorismate synthase component I — translation MCILSNIPLHSIVPQGISRKKTDTLPTVKVISRKITMYVEPERVFLHLFSTEAYTYWLDSSRVESNLSRFSFMGTNDGPLSQVISYETATKQIKIKHSTGQAEITESIFDYLDRQLYTMQQESAELPFDFNGGFVGYFGYELKAECDAKIRHTATTPDAMFIYSDRMIAFDHQEKCIYLVSIVPSNEPASADQWFENMEQKLKNLPLQPALEIPNTDGNQPLSFQLSQSYSQYVDHIQACKQYILDGETYEICLTNRIRTQESFDPVLTYRILREINPAPYSAFFKFNDLSVLCSSPERFLKIDQNRLVETKPIKGTIGRSSDPEEDMRLKEQLRSSEKDRAENLMIVDLLRNDLGLVCETGSVCAPKLMAIESYQTVHQMVSTIQGTLRPELSAIDCIRAAFPGGSMTGAPKLRTMKFIDELETDARGIYSGAIGFLGLNGTIDLNVVIRTIVMSPQSTTVGVGGAIVSLSDPEQEFEEILLKGHALIKALTISRYGKFDEQLWTLHDTNA, via the coding sequence ATGTGTATTTTGTCTAACATTCCACTTCATTCAATTGTCCCTCAGGGGATATCTCGCAAAAAGACAGATACATTGCCAACTGTCAAGGTTATCAGCCGAAAAATAACGATGTATGTAGAACCGGAAAGAGTATTTCTTCATTTATTCTCAACAGAAGCATATACATACTGGCTGGATAGCAGTCGTGTAGAATCAAATTTGTCACGTTTTTCATTTATGGGAACAAACGATGGTCCACTAAGCCAAGTGATTTCCTATGAAACAGCGACAAAACAGATCAAAATTAAGCATTCCACAGGACAAGCTGAAATCACTGAGAGTATTTTTGATTATTTAGACCGTCAACTATACACTATGCAACAAGAATCTGCTGAATTGCCTTTTGATTTTAATGGGGGATTCGTCGGTTACTTTGGCTATGAATTAAAAGCAGAATGTGACGCTAAGATACGCCACACAGCGACAACCCCTGACGCAATGTTTATTTATTCCGATCGCATGATTGCTTTTGATCATCAGGAGAAATGTATCTATTTGGTTAGTATTGTACCATCTAATGAACCCGCTTCAGCTGATCAGTGGTTTGAAAATATGGAGCAAAAGCTAAAAAACCTTCCACTGCAACCAGCTTTAGAGATCCCAAATACAGATGGCAACCAACCACTTTCGTTTCAGTTGAGTCAATCATACTCACAATATGTAGATCACATACAAGCATGCAAGCAATATATTTTAGACGGAGAAACTTATGAAATTTGCTTAACAAATAGAATTCGAACTCAAGAGAGTTTTGATCCAGTATTGACCTATCGAATTCTACGCGAGATTAATCCAGCTCCTTACTCCGCCTTTTTCAAATTTAATGACCTAAGTGTCTTATGCTCATCTCCAGAGCGATTTCTAAAAATCGATCAAAATCGATTGGTTGAAACCAAGCCTATAAAGGGCACAATAGGACGTAGTTCTGATCCTGAGGAGGATATGCGCCTTAAAGAACAATTACGTAGCAGTGAAAAGGACAGAGCCGAAAATCTCATGATTGTCGACCTTCTGCGTAATGATTTAGGGCTAGTATGTGAAACTGGAAGTGTTTGTGCACCCAAATTAATGGCTATTGAATCCTATCAAACCGTACACCAGATGGTATCTACCATTCAGGGGACACTTAGACCTGAATTATCAGCTATCGATTGCATACGTGCTGCTTTTCCAGGAGGTTCAATGACTGGAGCTCCTAAATTACGAACGATGAAATTCATCGATGAATTAGAAACGGATGCTCGTGGCATCTATTCTGGAGCCATTGGATTTCTTGGATTAAACGGAACGATTGACCTCAACGTTGTCATACGAACGATTGTGATGTCCCCACAATCTACAACAGTAGGTGTAGGAGGTGCCATTGTAAGTCTATCCGATCCAGAACAGGAATTTGAGGAAATTTTGTTAAAAGGACATGCTTTAATCAAAGCGCTAACCATTTCTCGTTATGGAAAATTTGACGAACAACTATGGACGTTACATGATACGAATGCTTGA